One genomic segment of Dromaius novaehollandiae isolate bDroNov1 chromosome 12, bDroNov1.hap1, whole genome shotgun sequence includes these proteins:
- the PARP3 gene encoding protein mono-ADP-ribosyltransferase PARP3 — protein MASKRKAPTKRQPVGRGKKAKEGEGDDAWHSTLAALKTAPQDKPPATVDGLCPLSRVPGAQVYEDYDCTLNQTNIGANNNKFYIIQLIEHGGAYSTWNRWGRVGEVGQSKLVPFTALEAAKKDFEKKFQEKTKNSWAARETFVAQPGKYTLIEVQPGAGREVEVSLKVDDVDGGKVSKRRVLPCTLDKATQDLVSLIFSNDMFRDAMQTMNIDVKKMPLGKLTKQQIAKGFEALEELEAALREQPARAAHLEQLSSRFYTIIPHNFGRARPPPINSHDLLRAKKDMLLVLADIEVAQSLQAQKVKGEEEEEEEVPHPLDQDYALLCCQLSLLDPASPEYKLIENYVTQTGNKLQILNIWEVDREGEDELFKAHDHLGHRRLLWHGTNVAVIAAILRRGLRIMPHSGGRVGKGIYFASENSKSAGYVGCTSQRVGIMLLNEVALGKLYRITEDDPTLRQPPAGYDSVLACGKTEPDPAQDKEVLLDGRKVLVCQGKPIPMSTYKDSSFSQSEYLIYQESQCRIRYLVQLRF, from the exons ATGGCCTCCAAGCGCAAAGCCCCCACCAAGAGGCAGCCTGTGGGCAGAGGCAAGAAAGCCAAGGAAGGAGAGGGGGACGACGCCTGGCACTCCACGCTGGCGGCCCTGAAGACTGCACCCCAGGACAAGCCCCCGGCCACAGTCGATGGGCTGTGTCCCCTGAGCAGGGTGCCGGGAGCCCAG GTCTACGAGGACTACGACTGCACCCTGAACCAGACCAACATCGGCGCCAACAATAACAAGTTCTACATCATCCAGCTTATCGAGCACGGCGGTGCCTACAGCACCTGGAACCGCTGGGGCCGCGTG GGGGAGGTGGGCCAGTCCAAGCTCGTGCCCTTCACTGCCCTGGAGGCCGCCAAGAAGGACTTCGAGAAGAAGTTTCAGGAGAAGACCAAGAACAGCTGGGCGGCGCGGGAGACCTTTGTGGCGCAGCCCGGGAAGTACACGCTCATCGAGGTGCAGCCAGGGGCTGGCCGGGAGGTGGAGGTCTCCCTCAAG GTGGACGATGTGGATGGGGGCAAGGTCTCCAAGCGGCGGGTCCTGCCTTGCACCTTGGACAAAGCCACACAGGACCTGGTCTCCCTCATCTTCAGCAATGACATGTTCCGAGATGCCATGCAGACCATGAACATCG ATGTGAAGAAGATGCCCCTGGGGAAGCTGACCAAGCAGCAGATCGCGAAGGGCTTTGAGGCActggaggagctggaggcagcgCTGAGGGAGcagcctgccagggctgcccacctggagcagctctcctcccGCTTCTACACCATCATCCCCCACAACTTCGGGCGGGCACGGCCACCCCCCATCAATTCCCATGACCTGCTGCGTGCCAAGAAGGACATGCTATTG GTGCTGGCTGACATTGAAGTGGCACAGAGCCTGCAGGCTCAGAAGgtgaaaggggaagaggaagaggaggaagaggtgccCCATCCATTGGATCAGGATTatgccctgctctgctgccagctCTCCCTGCTGGACCCGGCCTCCCCAGAGTACAAG CTGATCGAAAACTACGTGACGCAGACAGGGAACAAACTCCAGATCCTCAACATCTGGGAGGTGGACCGAGAGGGCGAG GATGAGCTCTTCAAGGCCCACGACCACCTGGGCCACCGGCGCCTGCTGTGGCACGGCACCAACGTGGCGGTAATCGCGGCCATCCTGAGGAGGGGGCTGCGGATCATGCCCCACTCGGGCGGGCGGGTGGGCAAGGGCATCTACTTCGCCTCGGAGAACAGCAAGTCAGCTGGCTATG TGGGCTGCACGTCCCAGCGGGTCGGCATCATGTTGCTGAACGAGGTGGCCCTGGGCAAGCTGTACCGCATCACGGAGGATGACCCCACGCTGCGTCAGCCACCAGCCGGCTACGACAGTGTCCTGGCCTGCGGCAAGACAGAGCCAG ACCCAGCGCAGGATAAGGAGGTGCTGCTGGATGGCAGGAAGGTGCTGGTGTGCCA